In Serinicoccus marinus DSM 15273, the genomic stretch CAGACCGCCCAAAGACTGATATAGTTTAACTTTTGGAAAGACCTAGATGACGGTGCACACCAACAGAGGACGTGGCTACCCATTACTACAATCACCGCCGCCTCCGCCAGCCGCACTCAAGGAGCCTGATGGGCAAGCAGCGAGCACTCTTCGAGTCGTGGCGAGGTCGCTACAGTGACAGTCCGCGGGCAGTTTCTGAACTGCTCGGTAGGCAGTCTCCTGAGATCGAGCGGGTCTGGGTGGCCGCGACCCGTGCAGATTTTCCCCAGGACGTCACCTGCATTCCGCGACACCGGATGCGACACTTCGCACATTTGGCTGCTTGCGACGCCCTCGTAACGAACGACATTGTTACCCGGCACCTAGTCAAGGGGCCAAAGGTCACTTACGTGCAGGCGTGGCATGGAAACCCAATTAAATTGGTGGGTCTGGACGAGTCACAACCTCGCTACCGCAATGGCATGACACACCGGAAACGCATGCTCCGGGACGTGGCCAAATGGGACTACCTGCTGTCCAACAGCACGGAGTACACCAGGATTCTGCGTGGTGCCTTCGACTACCACGGCGAGGTTCTGGAGGTCGGCTATCCGCGGAACGACGTGCTCGTCACTGATGACGGAACGCGTCGAAAGGAGATACGGCGCCATCTAGGGCTGCGGGAGGATCAGCAGGCAGTGCTCTATGCGCCAACCTGGCGAGACGATGCTCAGCGTGAGGGTGGCGGATTTTACCACCCGACGCTGATCGACTGGTCGTTGCTCGACTCTTCGCTACCGAACGATGTCGTGTCCTCAACCGCTTGCACAACCATGTAAGTGGGGACGAAAAATTGCCTGTACGTCGAGTGCAGGATGTAAGCAGCTACCCTGACGTCACTGACCTCATCCTCGCAGCTGACGCCATGGTTTCAGACTATTCTTCCATCATCTATGACTTCGCGGTCACCGGCAAACCTATCGTTCTCCACGCTCCCGATTTAGCGCGCTATCGCGACCAAGTACGAGGGTTCTACTTTGACTACGAGTCGTGGGCGCCCGGGCCGATCACCCGGTCGACCGAGGAGTTGGCTCAAGTGCTGTGCTCGATTGACCAGGCTGCCAATCGACAAACCGACAAGTACACGGACTTCGTCCAACGCTTCTGCACCTTCGACACCGGTCATGCCTCAGAGCGGGTTGTCGCGACCCTGCTCGAACGGGGCGCGTTGTGAATCCCAGCTGGGAAGTTGCTGAAGAACAGCGCTGAGGGCAGCATTGTGGGGTGCAAAGCGCTGCTCTAGGTCGGTGCGCACCTGATCGCTCATCGCCTCCCGGGGGGCAGCGTTCCATGCTTCCACATCAATGTCAGTCTGCTCTTCCAGACCAAGCCATAGGCACAGCTTGGCGAATTCCTTCGAGGGGTCTCGGAAGAACCGCTCGGCATCTACTACGTACAGGCGGTTCTCGCCTACTGCCGCTATGAGGCGGCTGATCTGTGCGGCATACTCACTCCGGCCAAGGTAGGCGTGGTGCTGATGCTCAAAGCTACGATACGAGGGATCAGCAGTTAGACGCTCGGCCTCTCCATCGACACGGTCGCTCTCGCGGGCGATGGCCTCTTCGAATGGCTCACTCTCGAAACCGCGCCGCAGTTCGTGCCTGTGAGCCGAGTATGCCCGCTGCACCGGCTCCCGCAGCATGGCTACGAGTTTCGCCTCTGGCAGATCGTCGGCGATCCGCTGCGCCGCTAGTGGGTGAAACATGTAGTAACCACTGCTCTCGAACGTCTTCACTGGACGGTTTCTCGACCGGAGACGAGCAGTCAACTTCAGCGGAAACTGAGCCCGATACCAACTAAATCCCCGGTCGTAGTTCAGGTCGAAGTACGCCATGCCCTTCGAAACGGTGGGCCGGACCACTTGTGGGTGGTCACTCAGCAGCCGGAAGAGGGTAGTCGTGCCGGAGCGCTGGGCACCTACGATCACGATGTCTGGCACCATCCGCCATCTGGCGGTCCACCGCCCCCAGCGCAGCACGATCGCCTTCACAGCATGCTCGGTCGAGCGCGGCAGTCTAGTGCGGGCGGCGCGGGCAAGTCGACGGCTCAGCTTCATCGGTCCTCCTCAGGCGAGTGGCGGCAACCGGCCGTACCCGGCCGGAGGTGTCGGAACACCGCCCTCGTCCGTGTAGAGCCATCTAGCCGCTTCGGGCGCCGCACACCCTACGGGCGTCCAACGCTTCTGGTATATGTTGGCCTCACTATGTGCGGCTTGCTCTTCTCCAATGATCCTGCTCTTGAGCACTCTCACTTTATCCATGCCCTGAACCTGATGCGACACCGCGGTCCCGATGTCGCTGGATGCCATGCCCACACCGTGGGGGCTCACCTTGGGCACAACCGGCTGTCGATCCTCGACCTCGACCGGCGCAGCGACCAACCGTTCGCCAGCAGGGACGGCCGCTACCAGATGATCTACAACGGAGAAGTCTACAACTACCGTGAACTGGCCCGTCGATACGGTATCGAGCAACGCACTACCGGAGACACCGAGGTGCTGGTCGAGTTGTACGCACGACTCGGAGAGCGGATGCTGGACGAATTGAATGGCATGTTTGCCTTGGTCATCCTTGATACTCGCTCGACTGAAATCTTCGCAGCTCGAGATAGGTTGGGAATCAAGCCGCTTTACCACCGACAAACTGGGAACAATCACACACTTTCCTCCGAGATTGCACCCATTCTCGAACTCTATCCAGAGCATAAAATCGACGAAGTCGGACTGCGCCAGTATCAGAAGCTGCGTACGTTCTTTAACGGACGCACGTTGTATCAGGGAATTTCCATGTTTCCGGCTGGGTGCTACCTCAAAGATGGTCGCATTCATCGATACTGGTCACTGCCGGAGGGGGAACAGGACCCGCCGTCCGATGAAGAACTCCGCGAACTCGTGGAGAGCGCGGTGGCATATCGCCAAATTTCCGACGTGCCGGTCGGGAGTTATCTTAGCGGTGGGCTCGACAGCACCATCGTCGCAGGCCTGGCCGATCGGCCGCATACCTGGACCGTCGGAACCGAGGAATCGAACGAGTTCGAGTGGGCAACTATCGCAGCGCGGCGATTCGGCACAAAGCATCACGAGGTGCTGACCACAGACAAGGAGTTTCTCAAGACAGCCAAGGAGATGGTCAGGGCTCGGGGCGAACCTCTGTCAGTGCCCAACGAGGTTCTGCTGTACACCATGACGTCTGCAGTCAAAGAGCACAACACGGTCGTTCTCAGCGGAGAGGGCGCTGACGAACTATTCTTCGGCTATGACCGAATCTTCAATTGGGCAGCGGCGCAGCAGGGAGACTTTGACATAGATGGCTTCGACCGCTTTTATTCATATGGTGGCCACCGAGACCCTGAAATCCTTGAAGATGCTCTCTCTCCCTTCATGGGCCGCGGTTCGACTGTAGATGTTGTTGCCGCGTTCTTCCAGGTGGCTCACTTGCACGGCCTGCTTCGTAGATTGGACAACTCCACGATGTTGTGCAGCGTGGAAGCTCGGGTACCGTTCGTTGATCATCGGCTGGTCGAGAGGATGGCAGGCGTCGCCTACCACTACCGCGTAGCGAACGGGATCGCCAAGGCCCCCCTGAAACGGGTCTTTTCGGACTTGGTACCACAGGCGATCGTGAACCGCCCCAAAGTGGGATTCCCTGTTGACCTTGAAAGCGTGTTCAAAGACTACGGACCCATCGGGGCATCACCGATGGACAAATGGCTCACGTTCAACCTCGAAGTGTTGGAAACTGATGACTAGACTTACTCCCCCATACAAGGTGGGCTACACCACCGGCGTGTTCGACCTATTCCATGTTGGCCACCTCACTCTCCTCAAGAACGCGAAGGGGCTCTGTGATCGA encodes the following:
- the asnB gene encoding asparagine synthase (glutamine-hydrolyzing), which codes for MLFSNDPALEHSHFIHALNLMRHRGPDVAGCHAHTVGAHLGHNRLSILDLDRRSDQPFASRDGRYQMIYNGEVYNYRELARRYGIEQRTTGDTEVLVELYARLGERMLDELNGMFALVILDTRSTEIFAARDRLGIKPLYHRQTGNNHTLSSEIAPILELYPEHKIDEVGLRQYQKLRTFFNGRTLYQGISMFPAGCYLKDGRIHRYWSLPEGEQDPPSDEELRELVESAVAYRQISDVPVGSYLSGGLDSTIVAGLADRPHTWTVGTEESNEFEWATIAARRFGTKHHEVLTTDKEFLKTAKEMVRARGEPLSVPNEVLLYTMTSAVKEHNTVVLSGEGADELFFGYDRIFNWAAAQQGDFDIDGFDRFYSYGGHRDPEILEDALSPFMGRGSTVDVVAAFFQVAHLHGLLRRLDNSTMLCSVEARVPFVDHRLVERMAGVAYHYRVANGIAKAPLKRVFSDLVPQAIVNRPKVGFPVDLESVFKDYGPIGASPMDKWLTFNLEVLETDD
- a CDS encoding CDP-glycerol glycerophosphotransferase family protein; protein product: MGKQRALFESWRGRYSDSPRAVSELLGRQSPEIERVWVAATRADFPQDVTCIPRHRMRHFAHLAACDALVTNDIVTRHLVKGPKVTYVQAWHGNPIKLVGLDESQPRYRNGMTHRKRMLRDVAKWDYLLSNSTEYTRILRGAFDYHGEVLEVGYPRNDVLVTDDGTRRKEIRRHLGLREDQQAVLYAPTWRDDAQREGGGFYHPTLIDWSLLDSSLPNDVVSSTACTTM
- a CDS encoding sulfotransferase family protein encodes the protein MKLSRRLARAARTRLPRSTEHAVKAIVLRWGRWTARWRMVPDIVIVGAQRSGTTTLFRLLSDHPQVVRPTVSKGMAYFDLNYDRGFSWYRAQFPLKLTARLRSRNRPVKTFESSGYYMFHPLAAQRIADDLPEAKLVAMLREPVQRAYSAHRHELRRGFESEPFEEAIARESDRVDGEAERLTADPSYRSFEHQHHAYLGRSEYAAQISRLIAAVGENRLYVVDAERFFRDPSKEFAKLCLWLGLEEQTDIDVEAWNAAPREAMSDQVRTDLEQRFAPHNAALSAVLQQLPSWDSQRAPFEQGRDNPL
- a CDS encoding CDP-glycerol glycerophosphotransferase family protein, whose protein sequence is MPVRRVQDVSSYPDVTDLILAADAMVSDYSSIIYDFAVTGKPIVLHAPDLARYRDQVRGFYFDYESWAPGPITRSTEELAQVLCSIDQAANRQTDKYTDFVQRFCTFDTGHASERVVATLLERGAL